A stretch of the Denticeps clupeoides chromosome 6, fDenClu1.1, whole genome shotgun sequence genome encodes the following:
- the mepcea gene encoding 7SK snRNA methylphosphate capping enzyme: MIEMSVDKETVLLGKGVSGEAISLSPSRQLPESTDSVQSDPVILGVTVPRHSNGDNATEDAEVSAAPLPKSDTEGVTSDGHVSDGKNGLQQQKQQQLNQPRLNKRRSTMNLGFKHPIFGKRRRRANSESGPVLPTNFLLGGNIFDPLNLNSLMDEEVNRALNAETPKSSPLPAKSRDPVEILIPRDITDPLNLNSGVMGDGGFLVSPLKSGGRKRHRNRHHGGTGGASGQLSLSDPEGKKPGEGGPTPAEGTQSSSLPCSTGGSHLPEGAALLNPTAAAEARSTDASIRDMGRSSPHVPGTSSGTSAATAGPDESSAAPHGPQPAGRQRKRRRMLSRSENASGPAPKSSHFAKGPSPGQGRHGQPSSGFSGRLQHPSNQRKNQQNQKAKFQYGNYNKYYGYRNPGLSEDPRVHVLRPEWFQGKDVLDLGCNTGHLTLTIAKNWRPRRIVGLDIDGGLVHAARQNIRHYLSEMQAHRARRHQPNAAQEEVDAAPATQGPGGIGAELSEKMEEGGPAAPLEASHAFPVSLRISRGPIAAPPLPPTPSHSPGVFPANVSFVRGNYVLENDKLLHSQKEEYDLVLCLSVTKWVHLNWGDAGLKRFFQRVYRHLRPGGLFVLEPQPWSSYAKRKKLTEAICKNYHSIRFMPDEFALYLTLEVGFSGYELLGTSKNLSRGFQRPIYVFHKGTSKK; encoded by the exons ATGATCGAGATGTCAGTTGACAAAGAGACTGTGTTACTGGGCAAGGGGGTCTCAGGAGAAGCCATATCACTCTCGCCATCCCGCCAGCTCCCGGAGTCCACTGACAGTGTCCAGAGCGACCCTGTGATACTGGGAGTCACCGTCCCCAGGCACAGCAATGGGGACAACGCCACGGAGGATGCTGAGGTGTCCGCGGCCCCGCTGCCGAAGAGCGATACGGAGGGGGTGACGTCTGATGGCCACGTATCCGATGGCAAGAATGGATTGCAGcagcagaaacagcagcagctgaaTCAGCCCAGGCTTAACAAGCGCCGTAGCACCATGAATTTGGGCTTCAAGCACCCCATTTTTGGGAAGAGGCGTCGACGGGCCAACTCTGAGAGCGGCCCGGTCCTGCCCACCAACTTCCTGCTAGGAGGCAACATCTTTGACCCGCTCAACCTCAACAGCTTGATGGATGAGGAGGTGAACCGGGCGTTGAACGCGGAGACGCCCAAGTCCTCGCCGCTGCCGGCCAAGAGCAGAGACCCGGTGGAGATCCTCATCCCCAGGGACATCACAGACCCCCTCAACCTGAACAGTGGCGTGATGGGGGACGGCGGGTTCCTGGTGTCCCCCCTGAAGAGCGGTGGCCGGAAGAGGCACCGCAACCGCCATCATGGCGGAACTGGAGGAGCGTCGGGGCAGCTGAGCCTCTCCGACCCTGAGGGGAAGAAGCCCGGCGAGGGTGGGCCCACACCTGCAGAGGGGACCCAGTCCTCTTCCCTCCCGTGCAGCACTGGCGGCAGCCATCTCCCCGAGGGGGCAGCGCTCCTGAACCCCACGGCAGCTGCAGAGGCACGGTCTACCGACGCCTCCATACGGGACATGGGTAGATCCAGTCCCCATGTTCCAGGCACGTCCAGTGGCACATCTGCAGCCACCGCTGGTCCAGACGAATCGTCTGCGGCTCCTCACGGCCCCCAGCCCGCAGGCCGCCAGCGCAAGCGCAGACGCATGCTCAGCAGGTCGGAAAATGCTTCAGGACCCGCCCCCAAGAGCTCACATTTTGCAAAGGGCCCGTCCCCGGGCCAAGGACGGCACGGTCAGCCCAGTTCTGGGTTTTCTGGGCGGCTGCAGCACCCCTCCAACCAGCGCAAGAACCAGCAAAACCAGAAGGCAAAATTTCAATATGGAAACTACAACAAATATTATGGCTACCGCAATCCAGGTCTAAGCGAGGACCCCCGGGTGCACGTCTTGAGACCCGAGTGGTTCCAAGGCAAAGACGTGCTGGACTTGGGGTGCAACACGGGCCACCTCACGTTGACCATCGCCAAAAACTGGAGGCCCCGGCGGATCGTGGGGCTGGACATCGACGGAGGCCTGGTCCACGCAGCCAGGCAGAACATCCGACACTACCTCTCCGAGATGCAGGCCCACCGGGCCCGGCGCCACCAACCGAATGCCGCCCAGGAAGAGGTCGACGCGGCCCCCGCAACACAGGGGCCCGGAGGGATCGGTGCCGAGCTGAGTGAGAAAATGGAGGAGGGGGGCCCGGCGGCCCCCCTGGAAGCCAGTCACGCGTTCCCGGTCTCCCTGCGCATTTCCAGGGGCCCCATCGCCGCCCCACCCCTGCCACCCACCCCGAGCCACTCCCCCGGGGTCTTCCCGGCCAACGTCTCCTTTGTCAGG GGGAACTACGTTCTGGAGAACGACAAACTGCTGCACTCTCAGAAGGAGGAGTACGATCTCGTCCTCTGCTTGAGCGTCACCAAGTGGGTCCACCTGAACTGGGGTGACGCCGGGCTGAAGCGTTTCTTTCAGAGGGTCTACCGGCACCTCCGGCCCGGGGGGCTCTTCGTGCTGGAGCCTCAGCCGTGGTCGTCGTACGCCAAGAGGAAGAAGCTCACG gaGGCCATCTGTAAGAATTATCACAGCATCCGTTTCATGCCGGATGAGTTTGCCTTGTACCTGACCTTAGAAGTGGGTTTCTCCGGCTATGAGCTCCTAGGAACCTCCAAGAACTTATCAAGAG